One Devosia lacusdianchii genomic window carries:
- a CDS encoding phosphonate C-P lyase system protein PhnL, which yields MSTALPLLRVEGLTKTFRMYHLDSMLHAFEDISFDLHKGEFLLLRGHNGAGKSTLLRTLWRSYLPVAGHLWYQSRLGEIDLANAADVDIALLRRQEIGFVTQFLNARPRVAAQDIVAEPLLLAGQSQAEALDQARHWLDQFGVRPELWRAYPSTFSGGEQQKVNLARALILPQRLLLLDEPTASLDVGARSALVRRLADLKSAGVAIVGVFHHPGDVADLIDREIDLATRAITDESERADHVAL from the coding sequence ATGTCCACCGCACTACCCCTGCTGCGCGTCGAAGGACTGACCAAAACCTTCCGCATGTATCATCTCGACAGCATGCTGCATGCTTTCGAAGACATCAGCTTCGACCTGCATAAAGGCGAATTCCTGCTGCTGCGCGGGCATAATGGCGCCGGCAAATCCACCCTGCTGCGTACGCTGTGGCGCAGCTATCTGCCGGTGGCCGGGCACCTTTGGTATCAGTCGCGGCTCGGCGAGATCGATCTGGCCAATGCGGCAGACGTCGATATCGCGCTGCTGCGGCGGCAGGAGATCGGCTTTGTCACCCAGTTCCTCAATGCCCGTCCGCGCGTGGCGGCGCAGGATATCGTGGCCGAGCCGCTGTTGCTGGCCGGTCAATCGCAGGCAGAAGCGCTCGATCAGGCCCGGCACTGGCTCGACCAGTTCGGGGTGCGTCCCGAGCTTTGGCGCGCCTATCCGAGCACGTTTTCGGGCGGCGAACAGCAAAAGGTCAATCTGGCTCGGGCCCTGATTTTGCCACAGCGATTGCTCCTGCTAGACGAACCAACGGCATCGCTCGACGTCGGCGCGCGCAGCGCGCTGGTACGCCGTCTGGCCGATCTCAAATCCGCAGGCGTCGCTATTGTCGGCGTCTTCCACCATCCCGGCGACGTGGCCGACCTCATCGATCGCGAGATCGACCTGGCAACGCGCGCCATCACCGATGAAAGCGAACGGGCAGACCATGTGGCTCTCTGA
- a CDS encoding ATP-binding cassette domain-containing protein yields the protein MSIDTSAAPLERVEPQLTRTQPLLSMRGVSRRYGNVAALRNVDLTVYPGEVMGIVGESGSGKSTLLRMMNLEDTPDSGDYRLRLPNREDGNLFDMARYDRRMLCARHIGIVYQNPHLGLLMKHSSSGNVAERLLIAGERSFDVLRGKAREALEASEFPLDRMDARPIELSGGMQQRVQLAKAIALEPALLLLDEPTTGLDVSVQALVLDTLKRLQRDRKITMVLVSHDLGVIRTMADRVLVMRHGEVVERGLADQVFQDPQHPYTQQLVHAKL from the coding sequence ATGAGCATCGACACAAGCGCTGCGCCGCTGGAGCGGGTGGAGCCGCAACTGACCCGCACCCAACCGCTGCTGAGCATGCGCGGCGTGTCGCGCCGCTACGGCAATGTCGCGGCCCTGCGCAATGTCGATCTCACGGTCTATCCCGGCGAGGTGATGGGTATTGTGGGTGAGAGCGGCTCAGGCAAGTCGACGCTGCTGCGCATGATGAACCTCGAAGACACGCCTGATAGTGGCGACTATCGGCTGCGCCTGCCCAACCGCGAGGATGGCAATCTGTTCGACATGGCCCGCTATGACCGGCGCATGCTGTGCGCTCGCCACATCGGCATCGTCTACCAGAACCCGCATCTGGGCCTGCTGATGAAGCATAGCTCCAGCGGCAATGTCGCTGAGCGGTTGCTGATTGCGGGCGAGCGCAGCTTTGACGTGCTGCGCGGCAAGGCGCGCGAGGCGTTGGAGGCCTCTGAGTTCCCGCTGGATCGTATGGACGCGCGGCCGATCGAGTTGTCAGGCGGCATGCAGCAGCGCGTACAACTGGCCAAGGCCATCGCGCTCGAACCGGCGCTCTTGCTGCTCGACGAACCCACGACGGGACTCGATGTCAGCGTGCAGGCACTGGTGCTCGATACGCTCAAGCGCCTCCAGCGCGACCGCAAGATCACCATGGTATTGGTGAGCCACGACCTCGGCGTGATCCGCACCATGGCCGACCGCGTACTGGTCATGCGGCATGGCGAAGTGGTGGAGCGGGGACTGGCCGACCAGGTGTTCCAGGACCCACAGCACCCCTACACCCAGCAACTCGTTCACGCCAAACTCTAG
- a CDS encoding alpha-D-ribose 1-methylphosphonate 5-phosphate C-P-lyase PhnJ, with protein sequence MSLSTLTKPWAATSYGFLDASAKRELRRKMLKAIAVPGCQMPYASREVPMARGWGTGGLQVTLTLVNPASTIKVIDQGADDGVNAASIRRFISRVSGAAETWDTLDASIVQSRHRVPEETMRDDQILVLQVPNPEPLRGVEPNISIARQMHADADYGKLWLTLYEQIVRKGRIMQGAGYPSLVNGRHVMTPSPIPRWDVPKLNMARHLTFLSAGREKRLFAVPPFTRVEPLVFSDRPYLVEDHAHLVCKRSGVSGFFMNEIPIEGGGSAFEVSDSNLGIKAIRKAEGEAVEVGQTWYRNGEFSA encoded by the coding sequence ATGAGCCTTTCCACTCTCACCAAGCCCTGGGCGGCGACCAGCTACGGATTCCTCGATGCGTCGGCCAAGCGCGAGCTGCGCCGCAAGATGCTCAAGGCCATCGCCGTGCCCGGCTGCCAGATGCCCTATGCCAGCCGCGAAGTGCCGATGGCGCGCGGCTGGGGCACGGGCGGCTTGCAGGTGACGCTCACGCTGGTCAATCCGGCCTCGACGATCAAGGTCATCGACCAGGGTGCCGATGACGGCGTCAACGCGGCGTCGATCCGGCGCTTCATCAGCCGGGTTTCGGGCGCTGCCGAGACCTGGGACACGCTCGACGCTTCGATTGTGCAGTCGCGCCACCGGGTGCCGGAAGAGACGATGCGGGACGACCAGATTCTCGTCTTGCAGGTGCCGAACCCGGAGCCTTTGCGCGGGGTGGAGCCCAATATCTCGATCGCGCGGCAGATGCATGCCGATGCCGATTACGGCAAGCTGTGGCTGACGCTCTATGAGCAGATCGTGCGCAAGGGACGCATCATGCAGGGCGCGGGTTATCCGAGCCTGGTCAACGGCCGGCATGTGATGACGCCGTCGCCCATTCCGCGCTGGGACGTGCCCAAGCTCAACATGGCGCGACACCTGACCTTCCTGTCGGCAGGGCGCGAGAAAAGGCTGTTCGCCGTGCCGCCGTTTACGCGGGTGGAACCGCTGGTGTTCTCGGATCGGCCCTATCTGGTCGAGGACCACGCGCATCTGGTGTGCAAGCGCTCGGGCGTCAGTGGCTTCTTCATGAACGAAATCCCGATCGAGGGCGGCGGTTCGGCGTTCGAGGTCTCCGACAGCAATCTGGGGATCAAGGCGATCCGCAAGGCCGAGGGCGAAGCGGTCGAGGTCGGCCAGACCTGGTATCGTAATGGGGAGTTCTCGGCATGA
- a CDS encoding carbon-phosphorus lyase complex subunit PhnI, which yields MAYVATRGGEKAIDQAERLFRQDLGAIDAERVAAIRKSMPYLIDRVMGEASLYDEELAALALAQTGGELSEAVLVLRAWRTTQPRIAIAAPVQQADLLTQRRISAAFKDIPGGQILGPTLDYSHRVLATDVLEGTPFSPPEVEAADRPAPARQPALADWQRRQGLVAPATESDVAAEDIPDLTREPLLFPASRAHRLQSLARAETGGVLALGYAAMRGYGNAHPTVNELRLAEAEVVVRHPRGTSFSAGRVRVSQAEVTSKEKGGYLELGFAATFGWNEVKVIAAATLDLNSAEAPVGSAVHEEFYLYHTESVEASGFCIHFKLPHYVTFQSVLDAMRDAKAKQATASAAPAEILQTEPAE from the coding sequence ATGGCTTATGTTGCAACCCGTGGCGGGGAAAAGGCCATCGACCAGGCCGAACGGCTGTTCCGGCAGGACCTGGGGGCGATCGACGCCGAGCGCGTCGCCGCGATCCGCAAATCCATGCCCTATCTGATCGACCGGGTCATGGGCGAAGCCTCGCTCTATGACGAGGAGCTGGCGGCGCTGGCGCTGGCGCAGACGGGCGGCGAGCTTTCGGAGGCGGTGCTGGTATTGCGCGCCTGGCGCACGACGCAGCCGCGTATCGCCATTGCCGCGCCCGTGCAGCAGGCGGACCTGCTGACCCAGCGCCGGATTTCGGCAGCGTTCAAGGACATTCCAGGCGGCCAAATTCTCGGGCCGACGCTCGATTATTCGCACCGCGTGCTGGCCACCGATGTGCTGGAGGGAACGCCGTTCAGCCCGCCGGAGGTGGAAGCGGCTGACCGCCCTGCCCCGGCACGACAGCCGGCGCTGGCGGACTGGCAGCGGCGGCAGGGGCTGGTGGCGCCAGCGACTGAATCGGACGTTGCCGCTGAAGACATTCCAGACCTGACGCGGGAGCCGCTGCTGTTTCCGGCATCACGTGCGCATCGGCTGCAGAGCCTGGCGCGGGCGGAGACAGGTGGCGTATTGGCCCTCGGCTATGCCGCGATGCGCGGCTACGGCAATGCGCATCCAACCGTCAACGAATTGCGCCTGGCCGAAGCCGAGGTGGTGGTGCGGCATCCGCGCGGCACATCATTCTCGGCGGGTCGGGTGCGGGTGAGCCAGGCCGAGGTCACATCCAAGGAAAAGGGCGGTTATCTCGAACTGGGGTTCGCGGCGACCTTCGGCTGGAACGAGGTCAAGGTGATCGCCGCAGCGACGCTCGATCTCAACTCGGCCGAAGCGCCGGTCGGTTCGGCCGTGCACGAGGAATTCTACCTCTACCACACCGAAAGTGTCGAAGCCTCGGGCTTCTGCATCCACTTCAAGCTGCCGCACTACGTCACCTTCCAGTCGGTGCTCGACGCCATGCGTGATGCCAAGGCCAAGCAGGCGACCGCCAGCGCCGCACCGGCAGAAATCCTTCAGACGGAGCCCGCGGAATGA
- the phnH gene encoding phosphonate C-P lyase system protein PhnH, which translates to MLTVAAPDRAEARSNATFEALMWSMARPGEVRALPEAGLGGIIEALIDLECTVFADSADLMARVAQTGARVTRQVEEADHVFVDTLGGTAWLEALRCGSALYPDDGATLAMRTRHDGEYWLRLTGPGVERAREVSLSLPPEFWALRAQLCAYPEGFDLLLVDDDAVIGIPRSTMVEVL; encoded by the coding sequence ATGTTGACGGTTGCAGCCCCCGATCGGGCCGAAGCCCGATCCAACGCCACGTTCGAAGCGCTGATGTGGTCCATGGCGCGGCCGGGTGAAGTCCGGGCGCTGCCCGAGGCCGGACTCGGCGGCATTATCGAAGCGCTGATCGATCTCGAATGCACCGTTTTCGCCGATAGCGCTGACCTCATGGCTCGGGTCGCGCAAACCGGGGCGCGGGTGACGCGCCAGGTTGAGGAAGCCGACCATGTGTTTGTGGACACGCTGGGCGGAACGGCGTGGCTCGAAGCCCTGCGCTGCGGCAGCGCGCTCTATCCCGATGATGGCGCGACGCTGGCGATGCGGACGCGGCATGACGGCGAGTATTGGTTGCGGCTGACTGGACCGGGCGTCGAGCGGGCGCGGGAGGTGTCACTGAGCCTGCCACCGGAATTCTGGGCTTTGCGGGCGCAGCTTTGCGCCTATCCCGAGGGGTTCGACCTGTTGCTGGTCGATGACGATGCGGTCATCGGCATCCCTCGCTCGACCATGGTGGAGGTGCTCTGA
- the phnG gene encoding phosphonate C-P lyase system protein PhnG: MFNESTGGGPDHAAILNVLARARPDGLKALAEAVLDGLGDIEVVTNRTGLVMVPLRDTVANVDFHLGEVLVSEAHITDGGGHVGYGMVTGRDLERAMAMAVIDLSIAANGAHAAVTTFIDSERAYLTAEDDMRMRQVEATRVEMETF, translated from the coding sequence ATGTTCAATGAAAGCACGGGCGGCGGGCCGGACCACGCCGCGATCCTGAATGTGCTGGCGCGCGCCCGACCGGATGGGCTGAAGGCACTGGCGGAAGCAGTGCTGGATGGGCTGGGCGATATCGAAGTCGTGACCAACCGCACAGGCCTCGTGATGGTGCCGCTGCGCGACACGGTGGCGAATGTCGATTTTCACCTGGGCGAAGTGCTGGTCAGCGAGGCGCATATCACTGATGGCGGTGGGCATGTCGGCTACGGCATGGTCACTGGCCGTGATCTTGAACGCGCCATGGCGATGGCGGTGATCGACCTCAGCATCGCAGCCAACGGCGCCCACGCCGCCGTCACGACCTTCATCGATAGCGAGCGGGCTTACCTCACAGCCGAGGACGACATGCGCATGCGGCAGGTCGAGGCCACGCGCGTTGAAATGGAGACGTTCTGA
- the phnF gene encoding phosphonate metabolism transcriptional regulator PhnF — MRSRGQTWETTRDKISDEIASGHLTPDARLPSEPELCLLYGARRHSLRRALAALVAEGKLRVEHGRGTFVERAPLLNYVIGPRTRFRENLLSQGLTASGQSLSEMQIPASTRVAAALKLEPGALVTARSWRGFANELPISLGWSYHDAARFPDLTERRKAGGSITEIYRSYGIADYRRQSTTIFTRLATEHETSLLMMRPGQSVLIVQKTDVDLSGAPIGFSEAAWAGDRVQFTFETAPTGAMATERTDDVQ; from the coding sequence ATGCGCAGTCGAGGGCAGACGTGGGAGACCACGCGCGACAAGATCAGCGACGAGATCGCGTCAGGGCACCTGACGCCCGATGCCCGGCTGCCGTCCGAGCCTGAACTGTGCCTGCTCTATGGCGCGCGACGCCATTCGCTGCGCCGGGCGCTGGCGGCGCTGGTGGCCGAGGGCAAGCTGCGGGTGGAGCATGGCCGGGGCACGTTCGTCGAGCGCGCGCCGCTGCTGAACTATGTCATCGGGCCACGCACGCGCTTCCGCGAAAACCTGCTGTCGCAGGGGCTGACGGCGTCGGGACAGAGCCTTTCGGAAATGCAGATACCGGCCAGCACACGCGTCGCCGCGGCGCTCAAGCTCGAGCCCGGTGCGCTGGTAACGGCGCGCTCATGGCGCGGCTTTGCCAATGAGCTGCCGATCAGCCTGGGCTGGTCCTATCATGACGCGGCGCGCTTTCCCGACCTGACCGAACGACGCAAGGCCGGCGGGTCGATCACCGAAATCTACCGCAGCTATGGCATTGCCGACTACCGCCGGCAAAGCACGACCATTTTCACCCGCCTCGCCACCGAGCACGAGACATCGCTGCTGATGATGCGGCCGGGCCAATCGGTGCTGATCGTGCAGAAGACCGACGTGGACCTGAGTGGCGCGCCGATCGGCTTCTCGGAAGCGGCCTGGGCGGGTGATCGCGTGCAATTCACCTTCGAAACCGCCCCGACGGGCGCGATGGCGACCGAAAGGACCGACGATGTTCAATGA
- a CDS encoding metallophosphoesterase family protein, producing MFRFVHSSDLHIGKRFGNLPEDLRGRLREARHGAIARLADAARNHGASTILLAGDTFDTETPSPAMLRQALTEMGHHAPLNWVLLPGNHDSLLADQLWDAARAAAPPNVVLATEPAIVTLAPGVALLPAPCTTRRPGRDLTAWMDSAETPSGTLRIGLAHGPIQQFSEDAVASSVIAPNRAALARLDYLALGDWHGQVAVNERTRYSGTPEPDRFKHAKPGQALVVSVAGPGALPDITPVDTASFAWQTLPLPLLSDDGAAALAVLLPDASLRRQTLLRIEAAGRVRMSGRAALAAAVEQAAPDFAHLELDATDLATDCESTDLDLIDRAGALRDAADALLAESTDVTRSARERDIAREALVRLFTYGEAIAP from the coding sequence ATGTTTCGCTTCGTTCACAGCTCCGATCTCCACATCGGCAAGCGCTTCGGCAATTTGCCGGAGGACTTGCGCGGACGCCTGCGCGAGGCGCGCCACGGCGCCATCGCCCGCTTGGCCGACGCGGCGCGCAACCATGGCGCGAGCACGATCCTGCTGGCCGGCGATACCTTCGATACCGAAACGCCATCCCCCGCCATGCTGCGTCAGGCGCTGACCGAGATGGGGCACCACGCGCCCCTCAACTGGGTCCTGCTGCCGGGTAACCACGATAGCCTGCTCGCCGACCAGCTTTGGGACGCTGCGCGCGCGGCAGCCCCGCCAAACGTCGTGCTGGCGACCGAACCTGCTATCGTGACCCTCGCGCCCGGCGTTGCGCTGCTGCCCGCTCCCTGCACCACCCGCCGGCCAGGTCGCGACCTCACGGCCTGGATGGATAGCGCCGAGACGCCATCCGGCACCTTGCGCATTGGTCTCGCCCACGGCCCGATCCAGCAATTTTCCGAAGACGCCGTCGCCTCATCGGTCATTGCGCCCAACCGCGCCGCGCTGGCCCGTCTCGACTATCTGGCACTCGGCGACTGGCACGGCCAGGTCGCGGTGAACGAGCGCACCCGCTATAGCGGCACGCCCGAACCCGATCGCTTCAAGCATGCCAAGCCGGGGCAGGCCCTAGTGGTGAGCGTTGCTGGCCCCGGCGCTCTGCCCGATATCACGCCCGTCGATACCGCCAGCTTCGCCTGGCAAACACTCCCCCTGCCGCTTCTCTCCGACGACGGCGCCGCCGCACTCGCCGTGCTGTTGCCCGATGCGTCGCTGCGGCGGCAGACATTGCTCCGCATCGAAGCCGCCGGTCGTGTCCGCATGAGCGGTCGCGCCGCCCTCGCCGCCGCCGTCGAACAGGCGGCGCCTGATTTCGCCCACCTCGAACTCGATGCCACTGATCTCGCGACCGACTGCGAGAGCACCGACCTCGACCTAATCGATCGGGCCGGCGCTCTCCGCGACGCGGCCGATGCATTGCTCGCCGAAAGCACGGACGTCACCCGCTCCGCCCGTGAGCGCGATATCGCCCGCGAAGCACTGGTGCGTCTCTTCACCTATGGCGAGGCCATCGCGCCATGA
- a CDS encoding AAA family ATPase, whose translation MKLTALRLHNVKRFGGQGVAIEGIGDGVNVLSAPNEYGKSTCFEALHALFFQPHTGTPKPVQLLRPYSGGSPLVEADIATDAGHYRLTKQYYAGKRATVTDLDTGRLIAQADEAEAFIADLTRGGSAGPAGLLWVRQGITGIERRSNSEEESETRVRESVLTSVQGEVESLTGGRRMAEIAAACEEELFKLVTATLKPKTGGRYATALGDRDRLLAEEQRLAAEVTTLREALDQRRRTRARLAEIENPEEEAARLAAVTAAEAAFEAAKSHHEALKAAEAEAALARHRHEAAQMALEAFVAASQQADILEQRLVPLQRHRDDALARRESAAADNDRAAAAIQLAETEERENRQLLSRLETALRARDAAEQLKQLRSRLQQADRARLQVEEAEAALAILALSDTALEQLQALDLELVRLKAAQDATLPTWRLDPAPNAGAQVSLDGRPIEAGRDHTFSGAARLDIAGVGSLTLRSNRPAQAGQAMEQVAAKHKALLASLGVESLAAARQRQALARDKTSELDLARQRLADLAPRGLVPLQAEIARLAELDAEALELKGDPELARQAHAVSEQQVSATRNAAREIQPILGLAVNALLDAETALAANAAERASLESQLGPAAERPARQRALAEGNAASLAEHERAEAHAASLRSAGHDLAAADTALRRARSVQQAAVQEVNQLRMTLADLNGHINGRADAAIEEVWQETAGQLAAAQASVDALETEIAVLDRLRQALATARSAARDLYLKPVLTELRPLIGLLFDDIAIEFDEETLLPNRVRRKGQDEDVDRLSGGMREQLSVLTRLAFARLLARDGRPAPVILDDALVYSDDDRIERMFDALHQQSQDQQILVFSCRQRAFARLGGNVLHMQAWIPAV comes from the coding sequence ATGAAGCTGACGGCTCTGCGTCTGCACAATGTCAAGCGCTTCGGCGGGCAGGGCGTCGCCATCGAAGGCATTGGCGACGGCGTCAACGTGCTGAGTGCCCCCAATGAATATGGTAAGTCGACCTGCTTCGAGGCGCTGCATGCCCTGTTCTTCCAGCCGCATACCGGCACGCCCAAACCGGTGCAATTGCTGCGTCCCTATAGCGGCGGCAGCCCGTTGGTGGAGGCCGATATCGCCACCGATGCCGGGCACTATCGCCTGACCAAGCAATACTATGCTGGCAAGCGCGCCACCGTGACCGATCTCGATACTGGCCGTCTCATCGCCCAGGCCGATGAGGCCGAAGCTTTCATCGCCGATCTCACCCGCGGTGGCAGCGCCGGGCCGGCGGGTCTGCTCTGGGTGCGCCAGGGCATTACCGGCATCGAGAGGCGCAGCAATAGCGAGGAGGAAAGCGAGACGCGGGTGCGCGAAAGCGTGCTGACCTCCGTGCAGGGCGAGGTCGAGTCGCTCACCGGCGGACGGCGCATGGCCGAGATTGCTGCGGCGTGTGAGGAGGAGCTTTTCAAGCTGGTGACGGCAACGTTGAAGCCCAAGACCGGCGGCCGCTATGCCACGGCGCTCGGCGATCGGGACCGCCTGCTTGCCGAAGAGCAGCGTTTGGCGGCCGAAGTCACAACGCTACGCGAAGCGCTGGACCAGCGTCGACGCACACGCGCCCGCCTCGCCGAGATCGAAAATCCTGAAGAGGAAGCCGCACGCCTCGCCGCGGTGACGGCAGCCGAGGCCGCATTCGAGGCCGCCAAATCCCACCACGAGGCGCTCAAGGCTGCCGAGGCCGAAGCGGCACTGGCACGGCACCGCCACGAGGCGGCACAGATGGCGCTGGAGGCATTCGTCGCCGCCTCGCAGCAAGCCGACATCCTCGAACAGCGCCTCGTTCCCCTGCAGCGTCATCGCGACGATGCGCTGGCCCGGCGCGAAAGCGCCGCCGCCGACAATGACCGTGCTGCCGCCGCCATCCAGCTTGCCGAAACCGAAGAGCGCGAAAATCGTCAGCTGCTGTCGCGCCTCGAAACCGCCCTGCGCGCCCGCGACGCGGCCGAGCAGCTCAAGCAATTGCGCTCCCGGTTGCAGCAGGCTGACCGCGCTCGCTTGCAGGTGGAGGAAGCCGAGGCGGCGCTGGCAATCCTGGCCCTGTCGGATACGGCGTTGGAGCAATTGCAGGCGCTCGACCTCGAACTCGTCCGGCTAAAGGCGGCGCAGGATGCCACCTTGCCGACCTGGCGACTGGACCCCGCGCCTAATGCCGGTGCCCAGGTCAGCCTCGACGGACGCCCCATCGAGGCGGGTCGCGACCACACATTCTCCGGGGCGGCGCGGCTCGATATTGCCGGTGTCGGGTCGCTGACCCTGCGTTCCAATCGTCCAGCGCAAGCCGGTCAGGCCATGGAACAGGTCGCCGCCAAGCACAAGGCGCTGCTGGCCTCACTGGGTGTGGAGAGTCTGGCCGCGGCACGGCAGCGGCAAGCGCTGGCGCGCGACAAGACGAGCGAACTGGATTTGGCCCGGCAGCGTCTTGCCGACCTCGCACCGCGCGGTCTCGTGCCGCTACAAGCCGAGATCGCTCGCCTGGCCGAACTCGATGCCGAGGCGCTGGAACTCAAGGGTGATCCGGAGCTGGCCCGTCAGGCGCATGCCGTGTCCGAGCAGCAGGTGTCCGCCACCCGCAATGCCGCACGCGAAATCCAGCCCATTCTGGGCCTCGCGGTCAACGCTCTGCTCGATGCTGAGACCGCGCTGGCCGCCAACGCCGCCGAGCGCGCAAGTCTCGAGTCACAGCTCGGCCCTGCCGCCGAACGGCCGGCCCGGCAGCGGGCACTGGCGGAGGGCAACGCCGCCAGTTTGGCGGAGCACGAAAGGGCCGAGGCGCATGCCGCGTCGCTGCGCAGCGCTGGGCATGATCTGGCCGCCGCTGACACCGCTTTGCGCCGGGCTCGCTCCGTGCAGCAGGCGGCGGTGCAGGAAGTCAACCAATTGCGCATGACGCTGGCTGACCTTAACGGACACATCAATGGCCGCGCCGATGCCGCTATCGAAGAGGTCTGGCAGGAGACCGCGGGGCAATTGGCCGCCGCCCAGGCCAGCGTCGATGCCTTGGAAACCGAGATCGCCGTACTCGATCGCCTGCGACAGGCCCTGGCGACGGCGCGCTCGGCCGCCCGCGACCTCTATCTCAAGCCGGTGTTGACAGAGTTGCGGCCACTGATCGGCCTGCTATTCGACGACATCGCCATTGAGTTCGACGAGGAGACCTTGCTGCCCAACCGGGTGCGGCGCAAGGGCCAGGATGAGGATGTCGATCGGCTGAGCGGCGGCATGCGCGAACAATTGTCAGTGCTGACGCGTCTGGCCTTTGCCCGCCTGCTGGCCCGCGACGGCCGTCCGGCGCCGGTCATTCTGGACGATGCGCTGGTCTATTCCGACGACGACCGGATCGAACGCATGTTCGATGCCCTGCATCAGCAGTCCCAGGACCAGCAGATACTGGTCTTCTCCTGCCGTCAGCGCGCCTTTGCCAGGCTGGGCGGCAATGTGCTGCACATGCAGGCGTGGATTCCTGCGGTGTAA
- a CDS encoding LacI family DNA-binding transcriptional regulator, translating into MTKQIEKPGAPFVGGRVRRTSQRRVTMTDVAREAGCSQATVSFVLNQSPGIKLSAQTRDRVYDAARRLGYAAPVARLQVASPSERRQIGFLVDQMSASPEAAVAIDGAGVAARANGDLLMVSQTFNDPATEAELVRAFVGQGVSALVYMSIFTREIELSAELLDLDIPVFLLNCYTTGQSHPAVVPSEIAGGQRSTRYVIDQGHRRIATITGEIWMEAAQDRLKGYRRALATADIPFDPALVVEGDWSASAGYAATRQLLDLPNRPTAIFCQNDRMAIGCYEALKEAGLDIPRDMSVIGYDDEEISRHMHPALTTSILPHRAMGQWIIEQIEEMADHPGGRYPITKLECPLVERASVAAPKG; encoded by the coding sequence ATGACCAAGCAGATCGAAAAACCCGGCGCTCCTTTCGTTGGGGGGCGGGTACGGCGGACGAGTCAGCGGCGGGTGACGATGACCGATGTGGCGCGTGAGGCGGGATGCTCGCAGGCCACCGTGTCGTTCGTGCTCAATCAGTCCCCGGGGATAAAATTGTCGGCGCAGACGCGCGATCGGGTCTATGACGCGGCGCGGCGGCTTGGTTACGCAGCGCCGGTCGCGCGGCTGCAGGTGGCCAGCCCGAGCGAGCGGCGGCAGATCGGCTTTCTGGTTGATCAGATGTCGGCGAGCCCCGAGGCGGCAGTGGCCATCGATGGCGCCGGCGTGGCGGCACGGGCCAATGGCGATCTGCTGATGGTGTCGCAGACCTTCAACGATCCGGCGACCGAGGCCGAGCTGGTGCGTGCCTTTGTCGGGCAAGGGGTCTCCGCGCTGGTCTATATGAGCATCTTCACGCGCGAGATCGAGTTGAGCGCCGAGCTGCTGGATCTCGATATCCCGGTCTTCCTGCTCAATTGCTACACCACCGGCCAATCGCATCCGGCAGTGGTGCCCAGCGAGATTGCCGGCGGCCAGCGCAGCACGCGCTACGTGATCGACCAGGGCCATCGCCGCATTGCCACCATCACCGGCGAAATCTGGATGGAGGCGGCGCAGGATCGGCTCAAGGGCTATCGTCGAGCGCTTGCCACCGCCGATATTCCGTTCGACCCGGCACTGGTGGTCGAGGGCGACTGGTCGGCGAGCGCCGGCTATGCCGCAACCCGGCAATTGCTGGACCTGCCCAATCGGCCAACCGCCATTTTCTGCCAGAATGACCGCATGGCTATCGGCTGTTACGAGGCGCTCAAGGAGGCCGGTCTCGACATCCCTCGCGACATGTCGGTCATCGGCTATGACGACGAGGAAATCTCGCGCCACATGCATCCGGCGCTGACGACATCGATCCTGCCCCACCGGGCCATGGGCCAGTGGATCATCGAACAGATCGAGGAAATGGCCGACCATCCCGGCGGCCGCTACCCGATCACCAAGCTGGAATGCCCGCTGGTCGAGCGGGCCTCGGTGGCGGCGCCGAAGGGGTGA